A window from Cryptomeria japonica chromosome 1, Sugi_1.0, whole genome shotgun sequence encodes these proteins:
- the LOC131065236 gene encoding uncharacterized protein LOC131065236 isoform X2, with the protein MGIALVWSEKRRVKNAKPVAGMCSACGAGACVVEVHAQRRLFLLIPLYSRTWRAIVCPSCGALLKSYKCFSSSENVIHRSAFCSYINLEALY; encoded by the exons ATGGGAATAGCGCTGGTTTGGTCGGAGAAGAGGAGGGTGAAAAATGCGAAGCCTGTAGCGGGGATGTGCTCAGCCTGCGGCGCCGGCGCCTGTGTTGTCGAAGTGCACGCTCAGCGCAGGTTATTTCTCCTCATTCCGCTCTATTCTCGGACATGGCGTGCCATTGTTTGCCCTTCCTGCGGAGCGCTGCTCAAATCTTACAA ATGTTTTTCCTCTTCTGAGAATGTTATACACAGATCCGCCTTTTGTTCCTATATAAATTTAGAAGCGTTATATTGA
- the LOC131065236 gene encoding uncharacterized protein LOC131065236 isoform X3 — protein sequence MGIALVWSEKRRVKNAKPVAGMCSACGAGACVVEVHAQRRLFLLIPLYSRTWRAIVCPSCGALLKSYK from the exons ATGGGAATAGCGCTGGTTTGGTCGGAGAAGAGGAGGGTGAAAAATGCGAAGCCTGTAGCGGGGATGTGCTCAGCCTGCGGCGCCGGCGCCTGTGTTGTCGAAGTGCACGCTCAGCGCAGGTTATTTCTCCTCATTCCGCTCTATTCTCGGACATGGCGTGCCATTGTTTGCCCTTCCTGCGGAGCGCTGCTCAAATCTTACAA ATAA
- the LOC131065236 gene encoding uncharacterized protein LOC131065236 isoform X1 — MGIALVWSEKRRVKNAKPVAGMCSACGAGACVVEVHAQRRLFLLIPLYSRTWRAIVCPSCGALLKSYKGCRCFSSSENVIHRSAFCSYINLEALY, encoded by the exons ATGGGAATAGCGCTGGTTTGGTCGGAGAAGAGGAGGGTGAAAAATGCGAAGCCTGTAGCGGGGATGTGCTCAGCCTGCGGCGCCGGCGCCTGTGTTGTCGAAGTGCACGCTCAGCGCAGGTTATTTCTCCTCATTCCGCTCTATTCTCGGACATGGCGTGCCATTGTTTGCCCTTCCTGCGGAGCGCTGCTCAAATCTTACAA AGGTTGCAGATGTTTTTCCTCTTCTGAGAATGTTATACACAGATCCGCCTTTTGTTCCTATATAAATTTAGAAGCGTTATATTGA